The Gadus macrocephalus chromosome 13, ASM3116895v1 genome includes a window with the following:
- the zgc:113274 gene encoding uncharacterized protein zgc:113274 produces MPRQYSRKTTWGKTTLKEMERATAEVKEGKMSLRAVARDRNIDKSSLLRFMKKKEKREVKSVAWGAVAEAKRIFTDEMEGELAQHLKQLADQFHGLPQVKCRQLAFEYAEKKHIPVPANWTKTQCAEWIK; encoded by the exons ATGCCAAGGCAGTACAGCAGGAAGACAACCTGGGGCAAAACAACCctcaaggagatggagagggcaACCGCTGAGGTCAAGGAAGGGAAGATGTCTTTAAGAGCAGTTGCAAGGGACAGAAATATTGACAAGTCAAGCCTCCTAAGATTCatgaagaaaaaagagaaaagggaagTAAAATCCGTAGCCTGGGGTGCAGTAGCTGAGGCAAAGAGAATATTCACAgatgagatggagggggagcTTGCCCAACACTTGAAACAACTAGCTGACCAGTTCCATGGCCTTCCTCAAGTTAAGTGCCGTCAACTGGCATTTGAATATGCAGAGAAAAAACATATCCCTGTCCCTGCCAATTGGACAAAGACACAATGTGCAG AGTGGATAAAGTAA
- the LOC132471074 gene encoding N-acetyltransferase family 8 member 3-like produces the protein MEWTIRRYKDPDKETVLSLYSQVTHEQIWPCFRNAMSSPLYLCFSLGLGVTGYLLASGLGALVLVSGWAGLVYYCCHKLYADYARDSLKTDMQDIPASYMAQPDDCFWVAETVATGKVVGMVAVVAKTNGTMRYSELFRMIVSPVTRQKGLGSRMVQTVLDFCKQRGMSKVTLVTSASQTAAIALYRKMGFKLVLSHTKTHLPDWMMKINRATYIVMEKNI, from the coding sequence ATGGAGTGGACCATTCGTAGGTATAAGGACCCTGACAAGGAGACAGTCCTGTCCCTGTACTCCCAAGTCACACATGAGCAGATCTGGCCATGTTTTAGAAATGCTATGAGCAGCCCGCTCTACCTGTGCTTCTCCCTGGGTCTGGGCGTCACTGGCTACCTCCTGGCCTCTGGTTTAGGAGCCCTTGTGCTTGTTTCTGGCTGGGCAGGCCTAGTCTACTACTGCTGCCACAAGTTGTATGCTGACTATGCCAGAGACAGCCTCAAGACGGACATGCAGGACATACCGGCGAGCTACATGGCCCAGCCAGACGACTGCTTCTGGGTGGCAGAGACTGTTGCCACTGGGAAGGTGGTGGGTATGGTGGCTGTGGTGGCTAAGACGAACGGTACAATGAGGTACAGTGAATTGTTCAGAATGATAGTTTCACCTGTGACACGCCAAAAGGGCCTTGGATCCAGAATGGTTCAGACAGTTCTGGACTTCTGCAAGCAGCGTGGGATGTCCAAGGTTACCCTAGTGACCTCTGCCAGTCAAACGGCTGCCATTGCCCTGTACCGGAAAATGGGGTTTAAACTCGTCCTCTCACATACTAAGACACATCTGCCTGATTGGATGATGAAGATAAATAGAGCTACGTATATCGTgatggaaaaaaatatatag